In Rhizobiales bacterium NRL2, a genomic segment contains:
- a CDS encoding PTS fructose transporter subunit IIA translates to MIGMVLVTHGRLAEEFIAATEHVVGAQQNVRAISIGPDDDMDQRRTDIMDAVGDVDEGEGVIVLTDMFGGTPSNLAISIMDQGRLEVIAGMNLPMLIKLATVREHSSLKEAAETAQEYGRKYINIASAVLASGSQ, encoded by the coding sequence ATGATCGGCATGGTGTTGGTCACCCACGGCCGGCTGGCGGAGGAATTCATCGCCGCCACCGAACACGTCGTCGGCGCCCAGCAGAACGTCCGCGCCATTTCCATCGGCCCCGATGACGACATGGACCAGCGGCGGACCGACATCATGGATGCGGTCGGCGACGTCGACGAGGGCGAGGGCGTGATCGTTCTGACGGACATGTTCGGCGGCACGCCGTCCAACCTGGCGATTTCGATCATGGACCAGGGGCGGCTGGAAGTGATTGCCGGCATGAACCTGCCCATGCTGATCAAGCTCGCGACGGTGCGCGAACACAGTTCGCTGAAGGAGGCCGCCGAGACGGCGCAGGAATACGGGCGCAAATACATCAACATCGCGTCCGCCGTGCTGGCGAGCGGGAGCCAGTGA
- a CDS encoding RNase adaptor protein RapZ, with protein sequence MSDGNEERIADSGRVLLVSGMSGAGKSSALKILEDMGWEVVDNLPLNLLERLLEAENVPADETPPLAVGIDTRTRGFDADHLVDMLKTLRTGSRRSVELCFLDADPDVLQRRFTETRRRHPLAADRAVMDGIRMERRMLEVLRERTDEMIDTSEFALPDLRRVLGARYSPERPAGLQVFVTSFSYRHGLPRDADLVFDVRFLRNPHYVPALKPGTGLDEDVRAHIRADEAWEPFLQQTTDLLALLLPRYGSEGKSYLTIAFGCTGGRHRSVYAASLFGQRLRGLADHVTVRHRDLDRPGVIPSPA encoded by the coding sequence ATGAGCGACGGGAACGAAGAACGTATTGCCGACAGCGGCCGGGTGCTGCTGGTGAGCGGCATGTCCGGCGCGGGCAAGAGCTCGGCCCTGAAGATCCTCGAGGACATGGGCTGGGAGGTCGTCGACAACCTGCCGCTCAACCTGCTGGAGCGGCTGCTTGAGGCCGAGAATGTTCCCGCAGACGAGACGCCGCCGCTCGCCGTCGGGATTGACACCCGCACCCGCGGCTTCGACGCCGACCATCTGGTCGACATGCTGAAGACGCTGCGGACCGGTTCCCGCCGGTCGGTGGAACTCTGCTTTCTGGATGCCGATCCGGACGTCCTGCAGCGGCGCTTCACCGAGACCCGCCGCCGCCACCCGCTGGCCGCCGACCGCGCCGTGATGGACGGCATCCGCATGGAGCGGCGCATGCTGGAGGTGCTGCGGGAACGGACCGACGAGATGATCGACACCTCGGAGTTCGCCCTGCCTGACCTGCGCCGGGTGCTGGGCGCGCGCTACAGCCCGGAACGGCCGGCCGGGCTGCAGGTCTTCGTCACGTCCTTCTCCTACCGCCACGGCCTGCCGCGGGACGCCGATCTGGTGTTCGACGTCCGCTTTCTGCGCAACCCGCACTATGTGCCGGCGCTGAAGCCCGGAACCGGCCTCGACGAGGACGTCCGCGCCCACATCCGCGCCGACGAAGCCTGGGAGCCCTTTCTGCAACAGACCACCGATCTGCTGGCGCTGCTGTTGCCGCGATACGGCTCGGAGGGGAAGTCCTACCTGACGATCGCCTTCGGCTGCACCGGCGGGCGGCACCGTTCCGTCTATGCGGCGAGCCTGTTCGGCCAACGCTTGCGCGGACTGGCCGATCATGTGACCGTTCGTCACCGGGACCTTGACCGGCCGGGCGTGATTCCCTCCCCGGCCTGA